The Streptomyces sp. NBC_01275 genome has a segment encoding these proteins:
- a CDS encoding sulfate adenylyltransferase subunit 1 yields the protein MSTTISEELSATTLLRFATAGSVDDGKSTLVGRLLHDSKSILTDQLEAVERVSASRGQDAPDLALLTDGLRAEREQGITIDVAYRYFATPKRRFILADTPGHVQYTRNMVTGASTAELTVILIDARNGVVEQTRRHAALAALLRVPHVVLAVNKMDLVEYKESVFAAIAEEFTAYALELGVPEITAIPISALAGDNVVDPSANMDWYGGPTFLEHLETVPVTHDLSHCHARLPVQYVIRPQTAEHPDYRGYAGQIAAGSFRVGESVTVLPSGHASKIAGIDLLGEPVDIAWTTQSVTLLLEDDIDISRGDLIVPSQDAPPTTQDVEATVCHVADAPLTVGHRVLLKHGTRTVKAIVKDIPSRLTLDDLSLHPHPGQLVANDIGRVKIRTAEPLPVDSYADSRRTGSFILIDPNDGTTLTAGMVGESFASPEPVKDGAEDDGWDF from the coding sequence ATGAGCACGACCATCTCCGAGGAACTCTCGGCCACGACCCTGCTGCGGTTCGCCACCGCCGGCTCCGTCGACGACGGCAAGTCCACCCTCGTCGGACGCCTGCTGCACGACTCCAAGTCGATCCTCACCGACCAGCTGGAGGCCGTGGAGCGCGTCTCGGCGAGCCGTGGCCAGGATGCTCCGGACCTCGCGCTCCTCACCGACGGTCTGCGGGCCGAGCGCGAGCAGGGCATCACCATCGACGTGGCGTACCGCTACTTCGCCACCCCCAAGCGCCGGTTCATCCTCGCCGACACCCCCGGCCATGTGCAGTACACCCGCAACATGGTCACCGGCGCCTCCACCGCCGAGCTGACGGTGATCCTGATCGACGCCCGCAACGGCGTCGTCGAGCAGACCCGCCGGCACGCCGCCCTCGCGGCGCTGCTGCGCGTCCCGCACGTGGTGCTCGCGGTCAACAAGATGGACCTGGTCGAGTACAAGGAGTCCGTGTTCGCTGCGATCGCCGAGGAGTTCACGGCGTACGCGCTGGAGCTGGGCGTCCCGGAGATCACCGCCATCCCGATCTCGGCGCTGGCCGGCGACAACGTGGTGGACCCGTCCGCGAACATGGACTGGTACGGCGGGCCGACCTTCCTGGAGCACCTGGAGACGGTCCCGGTCACCCACGACCTGAGCCACTGCCACGCCCGCCTCCCCGTGCAGTACGTGATCCGGCCGCAGACCGCCGAGCACCCCGACTACCGGGGCTACGCGGGCCAGATCGCCGCCGGTTCCTTCCGCGTCGGCGAGTCCGTGACGGTCCTGCCGTCCGGTCACGCGTCGAAGATCGCCGGCATCGACCTGCTCGGCGAGCCGGTCGACATCGCCTGGACCACGCAGTCGGTGACCCTCCTCCTGGAGGACGACATCGACATCTCACGCGGTGACCTGATCGTGCCCAGCCAGGACGCCCCGCCGACCACGCAGGACGTCGAGGCGACCGTGTGCCATGTCGCCGACGCGCCGCTGACGGTCGGCCACCGGGTGCTCCTCAAGCACGGCACCCGCACGGTCAAGGCGATCGTCAAGGACATCCCGTCCCGTCTCACGCTCGACGACCTGTCCCTGCACCCGCATCCGGGACAGCTCGTCGCCAACGACATCGGCCGCGTGAAGATCCGCACCGCGGAGCCGCTGCCCGTCGATTCGTACGCCGACTCGCGGCGCACCGGCTCGTTCATCCTGATCGACCCGAACGACGGCACCACGCTCACCGCGGGCATGGTCGGCGAGTCGTTCGCGTCCCCGGAGCCCGTCAAGGACGGGGCCGAGGACGACGGGTGGGACTTCTGA
- a CDS encoding ABC transporter substrate-binding protein yields MPANRSALLRRGIAVVTALPLLTLAACGYGSDSKDDSSKAKVAAGAQKIDGLDSVKIGYFGNLTHGTALVGVNKGYFQKALGATEAKYQIFNAGPSEIEALNSGSIDIGWIGPSPSINGYTKSKGTNLRIIGGSASGGVKLVVNPKKIKSVKDVKGKKIATPQLGNTQDVAFLNWIADQGWKVDAESGKGDVSVVRTDNKVTPDAYKSGSIDGAWVPEPTASKLVAEGAKVLLDEADLWPDKKFVITNIIVSQKFLKEHPKAVEAVLKASVDTNKWINANPDAAKAAANAQLGIDSGKELPAAVLDPAWKSIQFTNDPLAATLNTEAEHAVKAGLLEDPLLTGIYDLTPLNNVLKAEGESAVDDAGLGVK; encoded by the coding sequence GTGCCTGCCAACCGCTCAGCACTCCTCCGCCGCGGCATCGCCGTGGTGACAGCACTGCCCCTCCTGACGCTCGCCGCCTGCGGTTACGGGTCGGACTCGAAGGACGACAGCTCCAAGGCGAAGGTCGCCGCCGGCGCCCAGAAGATCGACGGCCTCGACTCCGTCAAGATCGGCTACTTCGGCAACCTGACCCACGGGACCGCGCTCGTCGGCGTCAACAAGGGGTACTTCCAGAAGGCGCTGGGCGCCACCGAGGCCAAGTACCAGATCTTCAACGCCGGCCCGTCCGAGATCGAGGCCCTCAACTCCGGCTCCATCGACATCGGCTGGATCGGCCCCTCCCCGTCGATCAACGGTTACACCAAGTCCAAGGGCACCAACCTCCGCATCATCGGCGGTTCGGCGTCCGGCGGTGTGAAGCTCGTCGTCAACCCCAAGAAGATCAAGTCCGTCAAGGACGTCAAGGGCAAGAAGATCGCCACCCCGCAGCTGGGCAACACCCAGGACGTGGCGTTCCTCAACTGGATCGCCGACCAGGGCTGGAAGGTCGACGCGGAGAGCGGCAAGGGCGATGTGTCGGTCGTCCGCACCGACAACAAGGTCACCCCGGACGCCTACAAGTCGGGTTCCATCGACGGCGCCTGGGTGCCGGAGCCGACCGCGTCCAAGCTGGTCGCCGAGGGCGCGAAGGTCCTGCTCGACGAGGCTGACCTGTGGCCGGACAAGAAGTTCGTGATCACGAACATCATCGTGTCGCAGAAGTTCCTCAAGGAGCACCCCAAGGCCGTCGAGGCGGTCCTGAAGGCCTCGGTCGACACCAACAAGTGGATCAACGCCAACCCCGACGCGGCGAAGGCGGCTGCCAACGCGCAGCTGGGCATCGACTCCGGCAAGGAGCTGCCGGCCGCCGTCCTGGACCCGGCGTGGAAGTCCATCCAGTTCACCAACGACCCGCTGGCCGCCACCCTCAACACCGAGGCGGAGCACGCGGTCAAGGCCGGTCTGCTGGAGGACCCGCTGCTGACGGGCATCTACGACCTCACGCCCCTCAACAACGTCCTCAAGGCCGAGGGCGAGAGCGCGGTCGACGACGCCGGTCTCGGCGTCAAGTAG
- the cysD gene encoding sulfate adenylyltransferase subunit CysD, translating to MTTTVATAEEGTTSPYTLSHLDALESEAVHIFREVAGEFENPVILFSGGKDSIVMLHLALKAFAPAAVPFSLLHVDTGHNFPEVLEYRDRAVAAHGLRLHVASVQDYIDRGVLRERPDGTRNPLQTLPLTEKIQAEKFDAVFGGGRRDEEKARAKERVFSLRDEFSQWDPRRQRPELWNLYNGRHAPGEHVRVFPLSNWTELDVWQYIAREGIELPEIYFAHDREVFQRAGMWLTAGEWGGPKDGETVEKRLVRYRTVGDMSCTGAVDSDAVTLDDVIAEIAASRLTERGATRADDKMSEAAMEDRKREGYF from the coding sequence ATGACGACGACCGTCGCCACGGCCGAGGAGGGCACGACCAGCCCGTACACGCTCAGCCACCTGGACGCGCTGGAGTCCGAGGCGGTGCACATCTTCCGCGAGGTGGCGGGCGAGTTCGAGAACCCGGTGATCCTGTTCTCCGGCGGCAAGGACTCCATCGTCATGCTCCACCTGGCGCTCAAGGCCTTCGCCCCGGCGGCCGTCCCCTTCTCCCTGCTCCACGTGGACACCGGACACAACTTCCCCGAGGTCCTCGAATACCGCGACCGAGCCGTCGCCGCACACGGGCTGCGCCTCCACGTGGCCTCCGTCCAGGACTACATCGACCGCGGAGTCCTGCGCGAACGCCCCGACGGCACCCGCAACCCCCTCCAGACCCTCCCCCTCACCGAGAAGATCCAGGCCGAGAAGTTCGACGCCGTCTTCGGCGGCGGACGCCGCGACGAGGAGAAGGCCCGCGCCAAGGAACGCGTCTTCTCCCTGCGCGACGAGTTCTCCCAGTGGGACCCCCGCCGCCAGCGCCCCGAACTGTGGAACCTCTACAACGGCCGCCACGCACCCGGCGAACACGTCCGCGTCTTCCCCCTCTCCAACTGGACCGAGCTCGACGTCTGGCAGTACATCGCCCGCGAAGGCATCGAACTGCCCGAGATCTACTTCGCACACGACCGCGAGGTGTTCCAGCGCGCCGGGATGTGGCTGACGGCCGGCGAGTGGGGCGGGCCCAAGGACGGCGAGACCGTCGAGAAGCGCCTCGTCCGCTACCGGACCGTCGGCGACATGTCCTGCACGGGGGCGGTCGACTCCGACGCCGTGACGCTGGACGACGTCATCGCCGAGATCGCCGCCTCCCGGCTCACCGAGCGCGGCGCGACCCGCGCCGACGACAAGATGTCCGAGGCCGCGATGGAAGACCGCAAGCGCGAGGGGTACTTCTAA
- a CDS encoding GNAT family N-acetyltransferase: protein MTNIPVTTWSLEQTAPSDLLPAAAPEGDVRIVRSEAPSPEFSRFLYASVGGDIRWIDRLGWTYARWQEHLARPGVETWVAHDRGTPAGYAELEPQDDGVVEIVYFGLLPAFRGRRIGGHLLSYGAARAWDLADRWPGLPGTKRVWLHTCSLDGEHAMDNYQRRGFKLFDTKVEEQPEVSSPGPWPGALTG from the coding sequence ATGACGAACATCCCCGTGACCACCTGGTCCCTGGAGCAAACCGCCCCGAGCGACCTTCTGCCGGCCGCCGCGCCCGAGGGAGACGTCCGGATCGTCCGCTCCGAGGCGCCCTCGCCCGAGTTCAGCCGTTTCCTGTACGCGTCGGTGGGCGGGGACATCCGCTGGATCGACCGGCTCGGCTGGACGTACGCGCGCTGGCAGGAACACCTGGCGCGGCCGGGGGTCGAGACCTGGGTCGCCCACGACCGGGGCACGCCCGCCGGTTACGCGGAGCTGGAGCCGCAGGACGACGGGGTCGTGGAAATCGTCTACTTCGGTCTGCTCCCCGCCTTCCGCGGGCGGCGGATCGGCGGCCACCTGCTGTCGTACGGCGCCGCCCGCGCCTGGGATCTCGCGGACCGCTGGCCGGGGCTGCCGGGGACCAAGCGGGTGTGGCTGCACACCTGCAGCCTGGACGGCGAGCACGCGATGGACAACTACCAGCGGCGCGGTTTCAAACTGTTCGACACCAAGGTCGAGGAGCAGCCCGAGGTCTCGTCGCCGGGCCCCTGGCCAGGCGCGCTCACCGGCTGA
- the cysC gene encoding adenylyl-sulfate kinase — protein sequence MTQIQETHVTTGATVWLTGLPSAGKTTIAYELAARLREEGHLVEVLDGDEIREFISAGLGFSREDRHINVQRIGFLAELLARNGVKTLVPVIAPYADSREAVRKRHQEGGTAYLEVHVATPVEVCSERDVKGLYAKQAAGELTGLTGVDDPYESPESPDLRIESQDQTVQESAASVYALLSERGLA from the coding sequence ATGACACAGATACAGGAGACACACGTGACGACCGGAGCCACCGTATGGCTCACGGGTCTGCCGAGTGCCGGCAAGACCACCATCGCGTACGAGCTGGCCGCCCGGCTGCGCGAGGAGGGCCACCTCGTCGAGGTGCTCGACGGCGACGAGATCCGCGAGTTCATCTCGGCGGGCCTCGGCTTCAGCCGCGAGGACCGGCACATCAACGTGCAGCGCATCGGTTTCCTCGCCGAGCTGCTCGCCCGCAACGGCGTCAAGACGCTGGTGCCGGTGATCGCCCCCTACGCCGACAGTCGCGAGGCGGTGCGCAAGCGCCACCAGGAGGGCGGAACCGCCTACCTGGAGGTGCATGTCGCCACTCCGGTCGAGGTGTGCAGCGAGCGGGACGTGAAGGGCCTGTACGCCAAGCAGGCGGCGGGCGAGCTGACCGGGCTCACCGGGGTCGACGACCCCTACGAGTCGCCCGAGTCGCCCGATCTGCGGATCGAGTCCCAGGACCAGACCGTGCAGGAGTCCGCTGCGTCGGTGTACGCACTGCTCAGCGAGAGGGGACTGGCATGA
- a CDS encoding nitrite/sulfite reductase, whose product MAATPQNPAASAPRRKVSRHRGEGQWAAGHFTPLNGNEQFKKDDDGLNVRTRIETIYSKRGFDSIDPNDLRGRMRWWGLYTQRKPGIDGGKTAILEPEELDDEYFMLRVRIDGGRLSTRQLRVIGEISQEFARGTADLTDRQNVQYHWIRIEDVPEIWNRLEAVGLSTTEACGDTPRVIIGSPVAGIAEDEIIDGTPAIEEIHRRIIGNKDFSNLPRKFKSAVSGSPLLDVAHEINDIAFVGVDHPEHGPGFDVWVGGGLSTNPKIGVRLGAWVPLEEVPDVYEGVISIFRDHGYRRLRTRARLKFLVADWGVEKFRQILEDDYLSRKLIDGPAPAQPVARWRDHVGVHRQKDGRFYVGFAPRVGRVDGATLTKIAELAEAHGSGRVRTTVEQKMIVLDVEEAQVESLVESLEALDLTAKPSPFRRGTMACTGIEYCKLAIVETKARGASLIDELERRIPEFDEPITININGCPNACARIQVADIGLKGQLVLDDQGEQVEGFQVHLGGALGLEAGFGRKVRGLKVTSEELPDYVERVLKRFQDEREDGERFAVWAARASEEALS is encoded by the coding sequence ATGGCCGCCACCCCGCAGAACCCTGCCGCCTCCGCGCCCCGCCGCAAGGTGAGTCGTCACCGTGGCGAGGGTCAGTGGGCCGCGGGGCACTTCACCCCGCTCAACGGCAACGAGCAGTTCAAGAAGGACGACGACGGTCTCAATGTGCGGACACGCATTGAGACGATCTACTCCAAGCGGGGCTTCGACTCGATCGACCCCAACGATCTGCGCGGACGGATGCGCTGGTGGGGTCTGTACACCCAGCGCAAGCCCGGGATCGACGGCGGCAAGACCGCGATCCTGGAGCCGGAGGAGCTGGACGACGAGTACTTCATGCTGCGCGTCCGCATCGACGGCGGCCGGCTCAGCACCCGGCAGCTGCGCGTCATCGGCGAGATCTCGCAGGAGTTCGCCCGCGGCACCGCGGACCTCACCGACCGGCAGAACGTCCAGTACCACTGGATCCGCATCGAGGACGTCCCGGAGATCTGGAACCGCCTGGAGGCGGTCGGCCTGTCCACCACCGAGGCCTGCGGCGACACGCCCCGCGTGATCATCGGCTCGCCCGTGGCCGGCATCGCCGAGGACGAGATCATCGACGGCACCCCGGCCATCGAGGAGATCCACCGCCGGATCATCGGCAACAAGGACTTCTCGAACCTGCCCCGCAAGTTCAAGTCCGCGGTCTCCGGCTCGCCCCTGCTGGACGTGGCGCACGAGATCAACGACATCGCGTTCGTCGGCGTGGACCACCCCGAGCACGGCCCCGGCTTCGACGTCTGGGTCGGCGGCGGCCTCTCCACCAACCCCAAGATCGGCGTCCGGCTCGGTGCCTGGGTCCCGCTGGAGGAGGTCCCGGACGTCTACGAGGGCGTCATCTCGATCTTCCGCGACCACGGCTACCGCCGGCTGCGCACCCGCGCCCGGCTGAAGTTCCTGGTCGCCGACTGGGGCGTGGAGAAGTTCCGCCAGATCCTCGAGGACGACTACCTGAGCCGCAAGCTGATCGACGGGCCCGCCCCGGCCCAGCCGGTCGCCCGCTGGCGCGACCACGTCGGCGTGCACCGGCAGAAGGACGGCCGTTTCTACGTCGGTTTCGCACCGCGTGTCGGCCGCGTCGACGGAGCGACCCTGACGAAGATCGCGGAGCTGGCCGAGGCGCACGGCTCGGGCCGGGTGCGGACCACCGTCGAGCAGAAGATGATCGTCCTCGACGTCGAGGAGGCGCAGGTCGAGTCGCTGGTCGAGTCGCTCGAGGCGCTGGACCTGACGGCCAAGCCGTCCCCGTTCCGGCGCGGCACCATGGCCTGCACCGGCATCGAGTACTGCAAGCTCGCCATCGTCGAGACCAAGGCGCGCGGCGCCTCGCTGATCGACGAACTGGAACGCCGCATCCCGGAGTTCGACGAGCCGATCACCATCAACATCAACGGCTGCCCGAACGCCTGCGCCCGGATCCAGGTCGCGGACATCGGTCTCAAGGGCCAGCTCGTCCTCGACGACCAGGGCGAGCAGGTCGAGGGCTTCCAGGTGCACCTGGGCGGCGCGCTCGGTCTGGAAGCCGGTTTCGGCCGCAAGGTCCGGGGTCTGAAGGTCACCTCGGAGGAGCTGCCGGACTACGTGGAACGCGTGCTGAAGCGGTTCCAGGACGAGCGCGAGGACGGCGAGCGGTTCGCCGTCTGGGCCGCGCGTGCCAGCGAGGAGGCCCTCTCATGA
- a CDS encoding phosphoadenylyl-sulfate reductase, translating into MTTVQEGRTTEELKALAEQAGRDLEDASALEILQWAVDTFGKQFCVTSSMEDAVVSHLASRVQKGVDVVFLDTGYHFPETIGTRDAVEAVMDVNVITLTPRQTVAEQDAEYGPKLHDRDPDLCCKLRKVQPLEEGLTAYAAWATGLRRDESPTRANTPVVGWDDKRQKVKVSPIARWTQDDVDAYVTEHGILTNPLLMDGYASVGCAPCTRRVLEGEDARAGRWAGRAKTECGLHG; encoded by the coding sequence ATGACGACGGTTCAGGAAGGCCGTACGACCGAGGAGTTGAAGGCGCTCGCCGAACAGGCGGGCCGTGACCTGGAGGACGCCTCCGCACTGGAGATCCTCCAGTGGGCGGTGGACACCTTCGGCAAGCAGTTCTGTGTCACGTCCTCCATGGAGGACGCGGTGGTCTCGCACCTGGCGTCCCGGGTCCAGAAGGGCGTGGACGTGGTGTTCCTCGACACCGGCTACCACTTCCCCGAGACCATCGGCACCCGGGACGCGGTCGAGGCCGTGATGGACGTCAACGTCATCACGCTCACCCCGCGCCAGACGGTGGCCGAGCAGGACGCCGAGTACGGTCCCAAGCTGCACGACCGCGACCCCGACCTGTGCTGCAAGCTCCGCAAGGTGCAGCCCCTGGAGGAGGGCCTCACGGCCTACGCGGCCTGGGCGACCGGGCTGCGCCGCGACGAGTCCCCGACCCGGGCGAACACCCCGGTCGTCGGCTGGGACGACAAGCGGCAGAAGGTCAAGGTCTCGCCCATCGCACGCTGGACCCAGGACGACGTGGACGCGTACGTCACCGAACACGGCATCCTCACCAACCCGCTGCTGATGGACGGTTACGCCTCCGTCGGCTGCGCGCCCTGCACGCGTCGGGTCCTCGAGGGCGAGGACGCCCGCGCCGGTCGCTGGGCCGGCCGGGCGAAGACCGAGTGCGGACTGCACGGCTGA
- a CDS encoding putative leader peptide: MSGTGIALVSRRHVDLGRMSSAICPAS, translated from the coding sequence ATGTCTGGAACTGGAATTGCCTTGGTGAGTCGGCGGCACGTCGACCTCGGCCGCATGTCCAGCGCCATCTGTCCGGCGAGCTGA